A genomic segment from Aegilops tauschii subsp. strangulata cultivar AL8/78 chromosome 1, Aet v6.0, whole genome shotgun sequence encodes:
- the LOC109756267 gene encoding probable protein phosphatase 2C 47, whose translation MSGGVEPETPPSSGGSATGSPMARKPPRHQLTAIRHCASSARIAAASTDLGLDSGTLSLISPADIRPSFLPVFRSGSCANIGPKSYMEDEHVCIDSLIEHLGMPTPAIPAPGAFYGVFDGHGGTDAVCFVRKNLLKFIIEDGHFPNSMEKAIRSAFVKADHAIADSHSLDRNSGTTALTALIFGRTLLVANAGDCRAVLGKRGRAVELSKDHKPSCKSEKLRIENLGGIVFDGYLNGQLSVARAIGDWHVKGSKGSISPLTPEPEFQEVRLTEEDEFLIIGCDGLWDVMTSQCAVSMVRKELMAHNDPERCSRELVQEALRRDTCDNLTAVVVCFSADPPPQIEVPRFRVRRSISMEGLHMLKGALDSNA comes from the exons ATGAGCGGAGGCGTCGAGCCGGAGACCCCACCCAGTAGCGGCGGCAGCGCCACCGGTAGCCCCATGGCCCGCAAGCCGCCGCGTCACCAGCTCACGGCCATACGCCACTGCGCCAGCAGTGCCCGCATCGCCGCGGCCTCCACAGACTTG GGCTTGGATTCGGGGACACTGAGCTTGATCTCACCAGCAGACATCCGTCCCAGCTTCCTGCCGGTCTTCCGGTCCGGGAGCTGCGCCAATATCGGGCCAAAGTCCTACATGGAGGACGAGCATGTTTGCATCGACAGTCTCATCGAGCACCTCGGAATGCCTACTCCTGCTATCCCTGCGCCGGGCGCTTTCTATGGG GTGTTTGATGGTCATGGTGGTACAGATGCAGTCTGTTTCGTTCGGAAGAACTTACTGAAGTTCATAATCGAAGATGGTCACTTCCCCAACAGCATGGAGAAAGCAATCAGAAGTGCATTTGTAAAGGCTGATCACGCGATTGCGGATTCCCATTCTCTTGACCGCAATTCAGGGACCACAGCATTGACGGCCCTTATTTTTGGCAG GACATTGCTTGTTGCAAATGCAGGAGATTGTCGAGCTGTGTTAGGAAAGCGAGGACGAGCTGTTGAGCTGTCAAAAGATCACAAACCCAGCTGCAAGAGTGAAAAGCTCAGGATTGAGAACCTTGGTGGCATAGTCTTTGATGGCTATCTCAATGGTCAGCTATCTGTAGCAAGGGCAATCGGTGATTGGCACGTCAAAGGTTCCAAAGGGTCTATAAGCCCTCTCACTCCAGAACCTGAATTTCAGGAGGTTAGACTCACCGAGGAAGACGAGTTCTTGATAATAGGATGTGATGGCCTTTGGGATGTGATGACCAGTCAATGTGCCGTGTCAATGGTACGGAAAGAGCTGATGGCTCACAACGATCCGGAAAGGTGCTCAAGAGAACTTGTTCAGGAAGCGCTCAGACGAGACACTTGCGACAACCTAACTGCGGTGGTTGTATGCTTCTCAGCAGACCCACCTCCTCAAATTGAGGTCCCAAGATTCCGGGTACGGAGAAGTATTTCGATGGAAGGGTTGCATATGCTAAAGGGTGCTCTCGACAGTAATGCCTGA